In one window of Rhodoligotrophos appendicifer DNA:
- a CDS encoding ABC transporter substrate-binding protein — MTKSKFYRLLLTASVASFLGLPLGAQAEDIKIGFVGPLSGPVAVYGSEPLQASRVAVEEINASGVLGDDKLVLIPADSTANPAQAAQAARRMALSDEVMVIVGGHTSAETQAVTEATRPLKVPVLSSLAQDSKLTSVGNEWFARICLSTDLWGNAIARWLKEKHAPKTVYMLSRNDGYGQSLGNSIAAGLKSEGIEILANVAYDPQTKEFKPMLAEVQKANPDFIVISGFYTDTGLMVKQMAELGIDKPYFNNTAPAIPQFKEIAGPASEGAYGATYYLPGSIDSPKAAAFVEAWTKRAGKAPSQYEGMGYDAIYVVADAIRRAKEKGEVTRETVRDAIYATKDFDGVTGKITITENGDVKRPLPFIQLKDGKPVLDTLVE; from the coding sequence ATGACCAAGTCGAAGTTCTACCGTTTGCTGCTGACGGCAAGCGTTGCATCGTTTCTGGGCCTTCCGCTCGGAGCCCAGGCGGAAGACATCAAGATCGGGTTCGTCGGCCCCTTGTCGGGTCCTGTGGCGGTCTATGGTTCGGAGCCGTTGCAGGCCTCCCGGGTCGCCGTCGAGGAAATCAATGCCAGCGGCGTCCTTGGCGACGACAAGCTCGTGCTGATCCCCGCGGATTCCACGGCCAATCCGGCCCAGGCCGCCCAGGCTGCGCGGCGCATGGCGCTCAGCGACGAGGTGATGGTGATCGTCGGCGGCCATACCAGCGCCGAGACCCAAGCGGTGACGGAGGCCACCCGGCCCCTGAAGGTTCCGGTGCTCTCGTCCTTGGCTCAGGATTCGAAACTGACGAGTGTCGGCAATGAATGGTTCGCCCGCATCTGTCTCAGCACCGACCTCTGGGGCAACGCCATTGCCCGCTGGCTGAAGGAGAAGCACGCGCCTAAGACGGTCTACATGCTGTCGCGCAATGATGGCTACGGCCAATCCCTGGGCAATTCGATCGCCGCCGGGCTGAAGTCTGAAGGCATCGAGATCCTCGCCAATGTGGCCTACGATCCGCAGACGAAGGAATTCAAGCCGATGCTGGCGGAGGTCCAGAAGGCCAATCCGGATTTCATCGTGATCAGCGGCTTCTACACCGATACCGGGCTCATGGTGAAGCAGATGGCCGAACTCGGCATCGACAAGCCCTATTTCAACAATACCGCACCGGCGATCCCGCAATTCAAGGAGATCGCAGGGCCGGCGTCGGAGGGCGCCTATGGGGCGACCTACTATCTGCCGGGCTCCATCGACAGTCCAAAGGCGGCCGCATTCGTGGAAGCCTGGACCAAGCGGGCGGGCAAGGCGCCGAGCCAGTATGAGGGCATGGGCTACGACGCCATCTATGTGGTCGCCGATGCGATCCGCCGGGCCAAGGAAAAGGGCGAGGTGACCCGCGAAACGGTGCGCGACGCGATCTACGCGACCAAGGACTTCGACGGCGTCACCGGCAAGATCACGATCACCGAGAATGGCGACGTGAAGCGTCCCTTGCCCTTCATCCAGCTGAAGGACGGCAAGCCCGTTCTCGACACGCTGGTCGAGTAG
- a CDS encoding ABC transporter ATP-binding protein, whose protein sequence is MPNELLRLSGVNAGYIRSDVLVGVDLTINEGEVVCLLGSNGAGKTTTIRTISGELKARQGKVIFAGQEIQGQSPAAVVRAGIATVPEGRSIFPQLTVKENLLMGAYSRKRSFQRSEIERAFEMFPRLKERQNQAGGTLSGGEQQMLAISRALMAKPKLLLLDEPSMGLAPILVEMVFETVTKLAAEQVTILLVEQNAEAALEVSQRAYVMERGRIVMQGTSAELRDSEGIRAAYLGGVSK, encoded by the coding sequence ATGCCGAACGAGCTGCTCAGACTGTCAGGCGTGAATGCCGGCTACATCCGCAGCGATGTGCTGGTCGGCGTCGACCTGACGATCAACGAGGGGGAAGTCGTCTGTCTCCTGGGCAGCAACGGTGCGGGCAAGACGACGACCATCCGCACGATTTCGGGGGAGCTGAAGGCGAGGCAGGGGAAGGTGATCTTTGCCGGTCAGGAGATTCAAGGCCAGTCGCCGGCAGCCGTGGTCCGGGCGGGGATCGCCACGGTGCCGGAAGGGCGCAGCATCTTCCCTCAGCTGACGGTGAAGGAAAATCTGCTCATGGGCGCCTATTCGCGGAAGCGGAGCTTCCAGCGCTCGGAAATCGAGCGCGCCTTCGAGATGTTTCCGCGATTGAAGGAGCGCCAGAACCAGGCAGGCGGCACCTTGTCCGGAGGCGAGCAGCAGATGTTGGCGATCAGCCGGGCCCTGATGGCCAAGCCGAAGCTCCTGCTGCTGGACGAACCATCCATGGGGCTCGCACCCATCCTGGTTGAAATGGTGTTCGAGACGGTCACGAAGCTGGCGGCCGAGCAGGTGACCATTCTTCTCGTCGAGCAGAATGCCGAGGCTGCATTGGAAGTGTCGCAGCGCGCCTACGTCATGGAGCGGGGGCGCATCGTGATGCAGGGCACATCTGCCGAGCTTCGCGACAGCGAGGGAATTCGCGCCGCCTATCTCGGCGGCGTGTCGAAGTGA
- a CDS encoding PRC-barrel domain-containing protein, protein MKIFPVLLLTSTMLLPVGAMAQTANDTSQAQRTEQNANANNNNTASWARQARVSDLRGQMVYDPDGETIGRIDGVIVNGLQNDYVYMFRTEPNQIRNLAAYDENQQGVRDASDEQQVALGQYRERSAENRQAEDGSIIVQQRAPSIRLSQIAPRITVRQPQPDVTVSQAQPEILVRQPSPTVTVDIPQPQITVRMPEPDVNVAMARPQVEVNQPDPEVQLLRSENRPQVEMSDSQPEVDISRAEGEPRVQTQRQGQPQVRFEREEPRVVVNRAQGQPTVRFEKITDEDQTRDSDRAQAGEEGQDLANQRRSSTVAEDNSNSPYRLTDDDRRRARERLGPVNTQAMNDTADAQRDSLSVSEITQMDVYNMRGERLGEVDRIIRDADGGRNMLVLAHGGFLGIGEDKVAFPLSRFSMQGDRLVISNVTDEDIEGMENYRNQIDQFRRLNANATAELRVID, encoded by the coding sequence ATGAAGATCTTTCCAGTCCTTCTTCTAACCTCGACAATGCTGCTTCCCGTCGGGGCCATGGCACAGACGGCCAATGACACGAGCCAGGCTCAGCGCACGGAGCAGAACGCAAACGCCAACAATAACAACACCGCCAGCTGGGCGCGACAGGCCCGCGTTTCGGATCTGAGAGGCCAGATGGTCTATGATCCCGATGGCGAGACAATCGGACGGATCGACGGCGTCATCGTCAACGGCCTGCAGAACGACTATGTCTACATGTTCCGCACAGAGCCGAACCAGATCAGAAATCTTGCTGCCTATGACGAAAATCAGCAAGGCGTTCGCGACGCAAGCGATGAGCAGCAGGTTGCGCTGGGCCAGTATCGCGAGCGGAGTGCGGAGAACCGCCAAGCCGAAGATGGCAGCATCATCGTGCAGCAACGGGCTCCGTCCATTCGCCTGTCGCAGATCGCTCCGCGGATCACCGTTCGGCAGCCTCAGCCGGATGTGACGGTCAGCCAAGCGCAGCCGGAAATCCTGGTCAGGCAGCCAAGCCCGACGGTGACCGTCGACATTCCCCAGCCGCAGATCACCGTGCGCATGCCGGAGCCGGATGTGAATGTCGCCATGGCCCGGCCGCAGGTCGAAGTCAATCAGCCGGACCCGGAAGTGCAGCTCCTCCGATCCGAGAACCGTCCGCAGGTCGAGATGTCGGACTCGCAGCCGGAGGTGGACATCTCAAGGGCTGAGGGCGAACCCCGGGTGCAGACGCAGCGCCAGGGACAGCCGCAGGTCCGATTCGAGCGTGAGGAGCCGCGAGTGGTGGTCAACCGGGCCCAGGGACAGCCGACGGTGCGCTTCGAGAAGATCACCGATGAGGATCAGACCCGAGACTCCGACCGTGCACAGGCCGGCGAGGAGGGGCAAGACTTGGCCAATCAGCGTCGCTCCTCGACCGTGGCGGAAGACAATAGCAATTCGCCTTACCGGCTTACCGATGACGATCGTCGCAGAGCCCGGGAGCGACTGGGCCCCGTCAACACGCAGGCGATGAACGACACTGCCGATGCCCAGAGGGATTCGCTGTCGGTCTCCGAGATCACCCAGATGGATGTCTACAACATGCGCGGCGAGCGTCTTGGCGAGGTCGATCGCATCATCCGAGATGCAGACGGCGGACGCAACATGCTGGTGCTCGCCCATGGCGGGTTCCTTGGAATTGGCGAAGACAAGGTAGCCTTTCCCCTGAGCCGCTTCTCCATGCAGGGAGATCGGCTGGTCATCAGCAATGTGACCGATGAGGACATCGAAGGAATGGAAAACTACCGGAACCAGATCGATCAGTTCCGTCGGTTGAACGCCAATGCAACAGCCGAGCTGAGGGTCATCGACTAG
- a CDS encoding ABC transporter ATP-binding protein, giving the protein MSPLLEIRDLHHNFGGVTAADGLNLSVTRGTAHGLIGPNGAGKTTAFNLITGLYTPAAGQILFEGQDVSRLPSHKRARLGIARTFQTPRLFEDMTALETVLAGRFVHGEIGLLGSMFRGPAKWREDRRNREVAWAILDRVGLQAQAGTLARNLSYGHRRQLEIGRALALEPKLLLLDEVAAGINPVETKQIETLIHEIVASGVTVLLVEHDMPFVMGLCRELTVMNFGKTIAEGSPQDIQRNETVIEAYLGKSARKELKEGSL; this is encoded by the coding sequence GTGAGCCCGCTGCTCGAAATCCGCGATCTGCACCATAATTTCGGCGGCGTCACCGCTGCGGATGGCTTGAACCTGAGCGTGACGCGGGGAACCGCCCATGGGCTGATCGGCCCCAATGGCGCGGGCAAGACCACGGCCTTCAACCTGATCACCGGCCTCTACACTCCGGCAGCCGGGCAGATCCTGTTCGAGGGCCAGGATGTGAGCCGGCTTCCCTCCCATAAGCGGGCACGGCTCGGCATCGCTCGCACCTTTCAGACGCCGCGGCTGTTCGAAGACATGACGGCACTGGAGACGGTGCTGGCGGGCCGCTTCGTGCATGGCGAGATCGGCTTGCTCGGAAGCATGTTCCGCGGCCCCGCCAAATGGCGGGAGGACCGGCGCAACCGGGAGGTCGCATGGGCCATTCTCGATCGCGTGGGTCTGCAGGCGCAGGCGGGCACGCTCGCGCGCAATCTCTCCTACGGCCATCGCCGCCAGTTGGAGATCGGCCGCGCCTTGGCGCTGGAGCCGAAGCTGCTGTTGCTGGACGAGGTGGCGGCCGGCATCAATCCGGTCGAGACCAAGCAGATCGAAACCTTGATCCACGAGATCGTCGCCTCCGGCGTCACGGTATTGCTGGTGGAACACGACATGCCCTTCGTCATGGGCCTGTGCCGGGAGCTCACGGTCATGAACTTCGGCAAGACCATCGCGGAAGGCTCACCCCAGGACATTCAGCGGAACGAGACGGTGATCGAGGCCTATCTCGGCAAATCCGCCCGAAAAGAGCTCAAAGAAGGTTCTCTCTGA
- a CDS encoding MurR/RpiR family transcriptional regulator, whose protein sequence is MNRESLQELIEQSYPSLTPQIRRAAKYVLSAPTEIALYPMRTIAQSAKVSPSALVRLATQLGFDSYNDFRDLFRQEISRAPGPGRYAADAEQLVASRGEDPLTEKARSAITTMLASTAEQFGPDLIGKIEKAAQCILDAKTVYLIAFRNNHAAAFFFFYVARLLRKGIILVEGSHGMLIDELSAIEPGDCALVMSYEPYALDAVKASMFAKEAGAKVIALTDSTLSPVASGAEHVLVTPRVSVSFYQSSIPTMAVLETLIYFLVAGGGTEAVQRVSKEFQQLAAQGAYWDEGPNRL, encoded by the coding sequence ATGAATCGAGAATCGCTCCAGGAACTGATCGAGCAGAGTTATCCAAGCCTGACACCGCAGATCAGGCGTGCTGCAAAATACGTCCTCTCGGCGCCCACCGAGATCGCGCTTTATCCGATGCGGACGATCGCGCAGAGCGCCAAGGTCAGCCCCTCGGCACTCGTCCGCCTCGCCACCCAGCTCGGGTTCGACAGCTATAATGATTTCCGCGACCTGTTCCGGCAGGAGATCTCCCGGGCACCCGGCCCCGGCCGTTACGCGGCCGACGCCGAGCAGCTGGTCGCGTCCCGCGGCGAGGATCCTCTCACCGAAAAGGCGCGCAGTGCCATCACCACCATGCTGGCATCGACCGCCGAACAGTTCGGTCCGGATCTGATCGGGAAAATCGAGAAGGCGGCTCAGTGCATCCTGGATGCAAAGACCGTCTATCTGATCGCCTTCCGCAACAATCATGCGGCGGCCTTCTTCTTTTTCTACGTCGCGCGCCTCCTCAGGAAGGGGATCATCCTGGTCGAGGGCAGCCACGGCATGCTCATCGATGAGCTCAGCGCCATCGAGCCGGGCGATTGCGCCCTGGTGATGAGCTACGAACCCTATGCCCTGGATGCGGTGAAGGCGTCGATGTTCGCCAAGGAGGCCGGGGCAAAGGTCATCGCATTGACGGACAGCACCCTGTCACCCGTCGCGTCCGGTGCCGAGCATGTGCTGGTGACGCCCCGGGTCAGCGTCTCGTTCTACCAGTCTTCCATCCCGACCATGGCGGTGCTGGAGACATTGATCTATTTCCTCGTCGCCGGCGGGGGCACGGAAGCGGTTCAGCGCGTGTCGAAGGAATTCCAGCAGTTGGCGGCCCAGGGCGCTTATTGGGACGAGGGTCCGAACCGTCTTTGA
- a CDS encoding class I adenylate-forming enzyme family protein: protein MKRRDILAQSVTPVEERIRLIESAPLPPNVPTILEDAAAAVPDTVALNFFEEGVSLTYAELLRSVHGLARGFSALGIGPGTRVGVMLPNIVAFPITWLALGRLGAVMIPLNIGYTSREVAYVLGDAGAEWLCLHEDAVAVIEQIPVGQGRPADDRTIVVGKAAGGRHSWDQISEAGTKSSADLPALATIEPDRLLNIQYTSGTTGMPKGCLLTHRYWVTSGTVNAFRDGRKYKHILAAVPFFYMDPQWLLLMTLLHRGTLFTARRQSASRFMHWVRDFRIHFTLFPEIVFKRPPEPEDADNEIIRVNVYGLSRETHQALEERYDVIAREAFGMTEIGSGMFMPMEATQMVGSGSCGRPSPFREARIVGPDGRVLAAGEAGELQIRGPGILLGYHNKPEATTAAFDDGWFRTGDLARQDEEGFYYIVGRLKDMIRRAGENIAASEVESVLRSAPQIVEAAAVPVPDEMRGEEVKAFIVLGDGFTADTVPPKEIFDFCAQKLARFKVPRYLAYRGPLPKTPSEKIAKQVLLREEEASPSATYDFVENRWT, encoded by the coding sequence ATGAAGAGACGAGACATCCTTGCGCAGAGCGTGACGCCGGTCGAAGAGCGGATCAGGCTCATCGAATCCGCGCCTTTGCCGCCGAACGTGCCCACGATCCTGGAGGACGCGGCCGCTGCTGTTCCCGACACCGTGGCGCTGAACTTCTTCGAGGAGGGCGTGTCCCTCACCTATGCCGAGCTGCTGCGATCCGTCCATGGGCTGGCCCGTGGATTTTCGGCCCTTGGAATCGGCCCGGGAACGCGCGTGGGCGTCATGCTTCCGAACATCGTGGCCTTCCCGATCACCTGGCTCGCCCTGGGACGGCTGGGTGCGGTCATGATCCCCCTCAACATCGGGTATACGAGTCGCGAAGTGGCCTATGTCCTCGGCGACGCCGGGGCGGAGTGGCTGTGCCTCCATGAGGATGCGGTCGCCGTCATCGAGCAGATCCCGGTTGGCCAGGGGCGGCCCGCGGATGATCGAACGATCGTCGTGGGAAAGGCGGCAGGTGGCCGGCATTCCTGGGACCAAATATCCGAAGCGGGCACGAAATCCTCTGCCGATCTGCCCGCGCTCGCGACGATCGAGCCCGACCGGCTGCTCAATATTCAATACACCTCCGGCACCACCGGCATGCCGAAGGGATGTCTGCTGACGCATCGCTATTGGGTGACCAGCGGAACGGTGAACGCCTTCCGCGACGGACGTAAATACAAGCACATCCTCGCCGCCGTGCCGTTCTTCTACATGGATCCCCAGTGGCTTCTGCTCATGACGCTTCTCCATCGTGGCACGCTGTTTACCGCTCGCCGGCAAAGCGCCAGCCGGTTCATGCACTGGGTCCGGGACTTTCGCATCCACTTCACCCTGTTTCCGGAGATCGTGTTCAAGCGGCCGCCGGAGCCGGAGGATGCCGACAACGAGATCATCCGCGTCAATGTTTATGGCTTGAGCCGCGAGACGCACCAGGCCCTCGAGGAGCGATACGACGTCATCGCGCGCGAAGCCTTCGGCATGACCGAGATCGGCTCCGGCATGTTCATGCCGATGGAAGCCACGCAGATGGTGGGATCGGGGTCCTGCGGCCGACCCAGCCCGTTCCGGGAGGCACGGATCGTTGGCCCCGACGGCCGGGTGCTGGCAGCAGGCGAAGCGGGCGAGTTGCAGATCCGCGGACCCGGCATCCTGCTCGGCTATCACAACAAGCCGGAAGCCACGACTGCAGCCTTCGACGACGGGTGGTTCCGCACCGGTGATCTGGCGCGCCAGGACGAGGAGGGCTTCTATTATATCGTGGGACGGCTCAAGGACATGATCCGGCGGGCCGGCGAGAACATCGCGGCCAGCGAGGTTGAGTCGGTCCTACGATCGGCGCCCCAGATCGTCGAGGCCGCAGCCGTTCCGGTCCCCGACGAGATGCGCGGCGAAGAGGTGAAGGCGTTCATCGTCCTCGGCGACGGCTTTACCGCCGACACCGTCCCGCCCAAGGAGATCTTCGATTTCTGCGCGCAGAAGCTCGCCAGGTTCAAGGTGCCCAGATACCTCGCCTATCGGGGCCCGCTGCCCAAGACGCCGTCGGAGAAGATCGCCAAGCAGGTCCTGCTGCGGGAAGAGGAGGCAAGCCCGAGCGCGACCTATGATTTCGTGGAGAACCGCTGGACCTGA
- a CDS encoding cation:proton antiporter — MFDPQDWYPDTYIVVLTGMGFLVALVAWLPLALKRLPLSLPIVCIALGAALFLIPRVPDKPLPVAFPDITERVTEFVVIIALMGAGLKLDRVFSVRHWSVTWRLLAITMPLSIGAITLIGAGWIGLPWIIALLLGASLAPTDPVLAADVQVGPPKTGEEDEVRFGLTSEAGLNDGLAFPFVNLAIALGLAASTGEPWALEWFTHNVLWEIGAGIAGGWLVGRAFGWLTFHVPADTKLSQTGDGLIAIAATFISYGLTEMIQCYGFLAVFVTALTLRHAHRNHDFHREMHEVTEQIERLAMMVLLLLFGGSLVSGLLTPLTWVEVLAAVVILLVVRPLAGLVGLIGLEATWTEKLTLAFFGIRGVGSFYYLAYGLNHMEVADGERLWAIVGLVVLLSILLHGLTVTPIMRQLDRSRGRDPDADDAIPPPGLQGPAA; from the coding sequence ATGTTCGATCCGCAAGACTGGTATCCCGACACCTATATCGTTGTTCTCACCGGGATGGGTTTCCTTGTCGCGCTGGTCGCGTGGCTGCCGCTGGCGCTCAAGCGCCTACCGCTGTCGCTGCCCATCGTCTGCATCGCGCTGGGTGCAGCGCTGTTCCTGATTCCGAGGGTCCCCGACAAGCCGCTGCCGGTGGCCTTCCCGGACATCACAGAGCGTGTGACCGAGTTCGTCGTGATCATCGCGCTGATGGGGGCCGGGCTCAAGCTCGACCGGGTGTTCAGTGTCCGGCACTGGTCGGTGACGTGGCGCCTGCTCGCCATCACAATGCCCCTCAGCATCGGCGCCATCACCCTCATCGGCGCAGGGTGGATCGGGCTGCCCTGGATCATCGCCCTGCTGCTGGGGGCGAGCCTGGCTCCGACGGATCCCGTCCTTGCCGCTGACGTGCAAGTCGGACCACCAAAGACCGGCGAGGAGGACGAGGTGAGGTTCGGCCTTACCTCCGAGGCTGGGTTGAATGACGGGCTGGCCTTTCCGTTCGTGAACCTCGCCATTGCGCTCGGCCTTGCCGCCTCCACCGGCGAACCCTGGGCGCTGGAGTGGTTCACCCATAATGTCCTGTGGGAGATCGGCGCCGGCATCGCCGGCGGCTGGCTGGTCGGCCGGGCCTTCGGCTGGCTGACCTTCCACGTCCCTGCCGACACCAAACTCTCGCAGACGGGTGACGGGCTGATCGCGATCGCGGCAACCTTCATCTCCTACGGCCTCACCGAGATGATCCAGTGCTACGGCTTCCTTGCCGTCTTCGTGACGGCGCTGACGCTGCGGCATGCACATCGCAACCATGATTTTCATCGCGAGATGCACGAGGTCACCGAACAGATCGAGCGGCTGGCGATGATGGTCCTGCTGCTGCTGTTCGGCGGCTCACTGGTGAGCGGACTGCTCACCCCGCTCACCTGGGTCGAGGTCCTGGCCGCCGTCGTCATCCTGCTGGTCGTGCGGCCGTTGGCCGGGCTTGTCGGCCTGATCGGGCTGGAGGCGACATGGACCGAGAAGCTGACGCTTGCCTTTTTCGGCATCCGCGGGGTCGGCTCCTTCTACTACCTCGCCTATGGGCTCAACCACATGGAGGTGGCGGACGGCGAGCGGCTCTGGGCAATTGTCGGGCTCGTCGTGCTGCTGTCCATCCTGCTGCATGGGCTCACGGTCACGCCGATCATGCGGCAGCTCGACCGGTCGCGAGGGCGCGATCCGGATGCCGACGACGCCATTCCGCCCCCCGGCCTGCAGGGACCGGCGGCCTGA
- a CDS encoding superoxide dismutase family protein — MKMILATAILAASTNLGLAQEVNPPAADAKAEFINAEGKMIGSATLAKTPRGVLIRASFSDLEPGMHGFHIHEIGECDPATEFSSAGGHYAPRGNEHGYMSEKGPHAGDMPNQWAAADRSMTVEVFNDQLSLEGGEAPIFDADGSAIVVHSKTDDYISQPSGAAGDRIACGVIQKP; from the coding sequence ATGAAAATGATCCTTGCGACCGCCATCCTGGCTGCCTCGACCAATCTGGGCCTGGCGCAGGAGGTGAACCCCCCGGCGGCTGATGCGAAGGCGGAGTTTATCAACGCCGAGGGCAAGATGATCGGCTCGGCCACTTTGGCGAAAACCCCTCGTGGCGTTCTCATCCGGGCGAGCTTCTCCGACCTGGAGCCGGGCATGCACGGGTTTCACATTCATGAGATCGGCGAATGCGATCCCGCGACGGAATTCTCCTCCGCCGGTGGCCATTATGCGCCCCGGGGGAACGAGCACGGGTACATGAGTGAGAAGGGTCCTCATGCCGGTGACATGCCGAACCAGTGGGCAGCTGCGGATCGCTCGATGACGGTCGAGGTCTTCAACGACCAGCTGAGCCTTGAAGGCGGTGAGGCTCCCATATTCGATGCCGACGGCTCGGCCATTGTCGTTCACTCCAAGACGGACGACTACATCTCGCAACCGTCCGGTGCTGCTGGCGACCGGATCGCCTGTGGTGTCATTCAAAAGCCCTGA
- a CDS encoding branched-chain amino acid ABC transporter permease, whose protein sequence is MSFVAQIFSGIAIGCIYGLVAIGFSMIYRAMGLVNFAQAEFMMIGAFFGYSVLTAFPEMPFLAVLAIACAGTAVLGVVLERIAFRPAIRRGASDIYLVLLTLGIGMVLSNGARLIWGANPVVYQIPLAHDITRLAGYPLPTMYFYILAFMVLLLVILQWFFTKSWTGLALRAVAEDRKTAQLMGVDAGFASSFSFAIASAIGAAAGVLYAPIIYVSFDMGAVGIKAFAAAVMGGFGSIAGAVVGGVGLGVVEMVGGQLLAPEYQDSVAFAVMILVLLLRPNGLIGKGIAK, encoded by the coding sequence ATGTCGTTCGTCGCTCAGATCTTCAGCGGCATCGCGATCGGCTGCATCTACGGGCTCGTGGCCATTGGATTCAGCATGATCTACCGGGCCATGGGTCTCGTGAACTTCGCGCAAGCCGAGTTCATGATGATCGGCGCGTTCTTCGGCTATTCCGTGCTGACGGCATTTCCGGAGATGCCGTTCCTGGCGGTGCTGGCGATCGCCTGCGCGGGGACGGCGGTCTTGGGCGTCGTTCTGGAGCGGATCGCTTTCCGCCCTGCCATCCGGCGGGGCGCGAGCGACATCTATCTCGTGCTGCTCACGCTCGGCATCGGCATGGTGCTCAGCAACGGGGCGCGTCTGATCTGGGGGGCGAACCCCGTCGTCTACCAGATCCCCCTCGCCCACGACATCACGCGCCTCGCCGGCTATCCGCTGCCGACGATGTATTTCTACATCCTGGCCTTCATGGTGCTGCTGCTCGTCATCCTGCAGTGGTTCTTCACCAAATCATGGACCGGCCTCGCCTTGCGGGCCGTCGCCGAGGATAGGAAGACCGCGCAGCTCATGGGCGTCGACGCCGGCTTTGCCTCCTCCTTTTCCTTTGCCATCGCCTCCGCAATCGGCGCCGCGGCCGGCGTCCTCTACGCGCCCATCATCTATGTGTCCTTCGACATGGGGGCCGTGGGCATCAAGGCCTTCGCAGCGGCGGTCATGGGCGGCTTCGGCAGCATCGCGGGAGCCGTGGTCGGCGGCGTCGGCCTCGGCGTCGTCGAGATGGTCGGCGGGCAGCTTCTGGCGCCGGAATACCAGGACAGCGTGGCCTTTGCGGTAATGATCCTCGTGCTGCTGCTGCGTCCCAACGGCCTCATCGGGAAGGGAATTGCCAAATGA
- a CDS encoding branched-chain amino acid ABC transporter permease: MSTPTPIPPDERPRQQWLVAALVLGCIWILPFVLGGFWLYLGAIIACYAVASLGLQLMVGLAGQLSLGHIAFVGIGAYTGVLLEKELGVPFIVASIGAALLAGFFGLLMAQLIRLSGVYFKIATFGFGIICYQLLHNLKGLTGGSFGISGIPPLEILGVDFSTPAGVFTVSAVFLTVTYVLFLRMTNSRVGRAFQALGQNEPAARSIGIPVERYKMAVITVGCIAAGWAGALIPHIYQYLSPENFTWHESLVLLIMITIGGHGSLAGAVIGTALLIIIPEYMRDLAEYKMLVYGLLLIVSMTLLPKGIAGGVDAIVGRLRARSSKPVQEVA, from the coding sequence ATGAGCACGCCCACTCCGATCCCACCCGATGAGCGGCCCCGGCAGCAATGGCTTGTCGCGGCGCTGGTCCTTGGCTGCATCTGGATCCTCCCCTTCGTCCTCGGGGGGTTCTGGCTCTATCTCGGCGCGATCATCGCCTGCTATGCGGTGGCCTCGCTGGGCCTGCAGCTCATGGTCGGCCTGGCCGGGCAGCTGTCCCTGGGCCACATCGCCTTTGTCGGGATCGGCGCCTATACGGGGGTGCTGCTGGAGAAGGAGCTGGGGGTTCCGTTCATTGTCGCCTCCATCGGGGCGGCGCTGCTTGCAGGATTCTTCGGCCTGCTTATGGCCCAGCTCATCCGCCTGTCGGGCGTCTATTTCAAGATCGCGACCTTCGGCTTCGGCATCATCTGCTATCAGCTGTTGCACAATCTGAAAGGGCTGACCGGTGGATCCTTTGGGATCAGCGGCATCCCGCCCCTGGAGATTCTGGGCGTCGATTTCAGTACGCCGGCGGGTGTCTTCACCGTGTCGGCGGTCTTCCTGACGGTCACCTATGTCCTGTTCCTGCGAATGACCAACAGCCGCGTCGGCCGGGCGTTCCAGGCGCTCGGACAGAACGAGCCGGCGGCGCGCAGCATCGGCATTCCGGTCGAGCGCTACAAGATGGCGGTGATCACGGTCGGATGCATCGCGGCCGGATGGGCGGGCGCCTTGATCCCGCATATCTATCAATATCTCAGCCCGGAGAATTTCACCTGGCATGAGAGCCTGGTGCTGCTGATCATGATCACGATCGGCGGTCATGGGAGCCTCGCCGGAGCGGTGATCGGCACGGCCTTGCTGATCATCATCCCGGAATATATGCGCGACCTCGCCGAGTATAAGATGCTCGTCTACGGTCTGCTGCTGATCGTCTCGATGACGCTTCTGCCCAAGGGCATTGCCGGCGGCGTTGACGCCATCGTCGGCCGCCTGCGCGCCAGGAGCAGCAAGCCCGTGCAGGAGGTCGCGTGA